From one Novosphingobium sp. genomic stretch:
- a CDS encoding toxic anion resistance protein — translation MASTPTQLDAPTITLTPPDPVPVVAPAQAAGLVPLSNEQTSKLDQKVDAFVADLVAQDSASPEFGKRVDQLTSMGRKEIAAAAGLSNRFLDRPIRAMDKDSGVGANLLELRKTVEDLDPGKSGIMGKPRKLLGIIPFGGSVKKYFDGYVSAQSHIKAVLDKLSSGKDELLMDNAAIDVERGKLWEAMGSLEQMIHISKKLDEKIEDKANDLDATDPAKAKALRESALFYTRQRTQDLLTQMAVTVQGYLALDLVKKNNVELIKGVERASTTTVGALRTAVTVAQAMTNQRLVLGQITALNTTTANIIDSTSALLKDQTSKIHEQAASSTIPVETLQRAFQNIYDTMDTIDTFKLKALDSMKQTVNTLSGEVEKSRAYIARAQGTAQAQVAHDTPNLLSLEG, via the coding sequence ATGGCCTCCACGCCCACGCAACTCGATGCTCCCACCATCACGCTGACGCCGCCCGATCCGGTGCCGGTGGTCGCGCCCGCACAAGCCGCCGGGCTTGTGCCGCTGTCGAACGAGCAGACCAGCAAGCTGGACCAGAAAGTCGATGCCTTTGTCGCCGATCTGGTGGCGCAGGATTCGGCCAGCCCGGAATTCGGCAAGCGCGTCGACCAGCTCACTTCCATGGGCCGCAAGGAGATCGCGGCCGCCGCCGGCCTGTCCAACCGCTTCCTCGACCGGCCCATCCGCGCCATGGACAAGGACAGCGGCGTGGGCGCCAATCTGCTCGAACTGCGCAAGACGGTCGAGGATCTCGATCCGGGCAAATCGGGCATCATGGGGAAGCCGCGCAAGCTGCTGGGGATCATCCCCTTCGGCGGCAGTGTGAAGAAATATTTCGACGGCTATGTCTCGGCGCAGAGCCATATCAAGGCCGTGCTGGACAAGCTCTCCAGCGGCAAGGACGAGCTGCTGATGGACAATGCCGCCATCGATGTGGAGCGCGGCAAGCTGTGGGAGGCGATGGGCAGCCTCGAACAGATGATCCATATCTCCAAGAAGCTGGACGAGAAGATCGAGGACAAGGCGAACGATCTGGACGCCACCGATCCCGCCAAGGCCAAGGCCCTGCGCGAATCGGCACTGTTCTACACCCGCCAGCGCACGCAGGATCTGCTGACGCAGATGGCGGTGACGGTGCAGGGCTATCTGGCGCTCGATCTGGTCAAGAAGAACAATGTCGAGCTGATCAAGGGCGTCGAGCGCGCCAGCACCACCACCGTGGGCGCGCTGCGCACCGCCGTGACCGTGGCGCAGGCCATGACCAACCAGCGGCTGGTGCTGGGGCAGATCACCGCGCTCAACACCACCACCGCCAACATCATCGATTCGACCAGCGCCCTGCTGAAGGACCAGACCAGCAAAATCCACGAGCAGGCCGCCAGCAGCACCATCCCGGTCGAGACGCTGCAGCGCGCCTTCCAGAACATCTATGACACGATGGACACGATCGACACCTTCAAGCTGAAGGCGCTCGATTCGATGAAGCAGACGGTCAACACGCTCTCGGGCGAGGTCGAGAAATCGCGCGCCTATATCGCCCGCGCTCAGGGCACGGCCCAGGCGCAGGTGGCGCATGACACGCCCAACCTGCTCTCGCTGGAAGGCTGA
- a CDS encoding polysaccharide pyruvyl transferase family protein, whose amino-acid sequence MSKRPLLIFCDTLVNLGDLALLAQSVAAGRSQGRQVYVRQWAPPPPVIARQVEALGATIVSERELAALLRLAPRCDAVIGGGQMVRGNVSLPSLIAMIWTLMLVRLGGGRVSGWGMGVGPVRGRLTRSLWRLVFRPGERIAVRDARSLDHARRLFPARTVVQSADMAFLPGTLHRSLTAPDSERTTVLIAPCIEGSEGRSIDGDGFPTLLACVRQQMPKAPLVLACHDPRPEVDGGAADWLIAYYDLNDAQKLDDSQLSTLCEAYRHAMLTITNRLHASIFTLLSDGALLVVDDGSDKMRALCRDFGIPSIRISGPPDAAVIAKTLTAALNFDRKARKKAMVRIARRAQGNLLALGGHAGTQPLDRSGLVAAQSPSAARQAP is encoded by the coding sequence TTGAGCAAGCGCCCCCTGCTGATCTTTTGCGATACGCTGGTCAATCTGGGCGATCTGGCCCTGCTGGCCCAGAGCGTGGCGGCGGGGCGAAGCCAGGGACGGCAGGTCTATGTTCGCCAATGGGCGCCTCCGCCGCCCGTGATCGCCCGACAGGTCGAGGCTCTCGGGGCCACCATCGTCTCGGAACGCGAGCTGGCGGCCCTGCTGCGTCTGGCCCCACGCTGCGATGCGGTGATCGGTGGCGGGCAGATGGTGCGGGGCAATGTCTCGCTGCCCAGCCTGATCGCCATGATCTGGACCCTGATGCTGGTCAGGCTGGGCGGCGGCAGGGTGTCGGGATGGGGCATGGGCGTCGGGCCGGTGCGCGGGCGGCTGACGCGCAGCCTGTGGCGTCTGGTGTTCAGGCCGGGCGAGCGGATTGCCGTGCGCGATGCGCGCTCGCTGGATCACGCAAGGCGGCTGTTTCCGGCACGCACGGTGGTGCAGAGCGCCGATATGGCCTTTCTGCCGGGCACTCTGCACCGCAGCCTCACCGCGCCGGACAGCGAGCGCACCACCGTCCTGATCGCTCCCTGCATCGAAGGCAGCGAGGGCCGCTCGATCGATGGCGACGGCTTTCCCACCCTGCTGGCCTGCGTGCGGCAACAGATGCCCAAGGCGCCGCTGGTGCTGGCCTGCCATGACCCCAGACCCGAGGTCGATGGCGGGGCCGCCGACTGGCTGATCGCCTATTACGACCTCAACGATGCCCAGAAGCTGGACGACAGCCAGCTTTCCACCCTCTGCGAAGCCTATCGCCATGCCATGCTGACCATCACCAACCGGCTCCATGCCAGCATCTTCACCCTTTTGTCGGACGGAGCCTTGCTGGTGGTGGATGATGGATCGGACAAGATGCGCGCGCTGTGCCGCGATTTTGGCATTCCCTCGATCCGCATCAGCGGGCCGCCCGATGCCGCAGTCATCGCCAAAACCCTGACGGCGGCGCTGAATTTCGACCGCAAGGCCCGGAAAAAGGCCATGGTCCGTATCGCGCGGCGGGCTCAGGGCAATCTGCTGGCACTGGGTGGGCATGCCGGCACGCAACCGCTCGACAGATCTGGTCTGGTCGCGGCGCAAAGCCCGTCTGCCGCGCGCCAAGCGCCTTAG
- a CDS encoding fatty acyl-AMP ligase, giving the protein MSEVSQTNVLERSETILQPTPNACSVPRRLGTFGTFGEALDYAASGSRGMNFHDPRGNLTRPYPFSELRKDALGVAYRLIARGVKKGDRIALVAETGPQFAALFCGAVYAGAWPVPLPLPTSFGGKDNYIDQLAVQLRSSDPSLFFYPPEIAAMGDAATAAHNDANGAACLGLGWDVLYGEPVVPADLPAVSGDDICYLQYSSGSTRFPHGVAVTHASLLNNLAGHGEAMSLIESDRCISWLPWYHDMGLVGCFLSIIANQVSTDYLRTEDFARRPLAWLDMISRNEGTSISYSPTFGYDICARRISSQTHVDERFDLHRWRLAGNGADMIRPDVMQGFVNAFAPAGFKASAFLPSYGLAEATLSVTIMPPGEGIRVELVEEERLSGTPRDLSRPARYRAIVNCGKPVKDMVVEIRDGVGHIQADHHIGKVWCKGPSVMHSYFRDPEATEACMVDGWLDTGDMGYMVDGYLFIVGRAKDMIIINGKNHWPQDIEWAVEQLPGFHQGDIAAFSLETAAGEETAAVLVHCRVSDPEERVKLKNAVAEKVRSILGHPAVVELVPPRTLPRTSSGKLSRAKAKKLYLSGEIEPFQLAA; this is encoded by the coding sequence ATGAGCGAAGTGTCGCAAACAAACGTGCTTGAACGCAGCGAAACCATTCTGCAGCCCACGCCCAACGCGTGTTCGGTGCCCCGTCGTCTGGGCACCTTCGGCACTTTTGGCGAGGCGCTGGACTATGCCGCCAGCGGCAGCCGGGGCATGAATTTCCACGATCCGCGCGGCAATCTGACGCGCCCCTATCCTTTCTCGGAACTACGCAAGGACGCGCTGGGCGTCGCCTATCGCCTGATCGCGCGCGGCGTGAAGAAGGGCGACCGCATCGCCCTGGTGGCCGAGACCGGCCCGCAATTCGCCGCCCTGTTCTGCGGCGCGGTCTATGCCGGCGCCTGGCCGGTGCCGCTGCCCCTGCCCACCAGCTTTGGCGGCAAGGACAATTACATCGACCAGCTCGCCGTTCAGCTTCGCAGCTCGGACCCGTCGCTGTTCTTCTATCCGCCCGAGATCGCCGCGATGGGCGATGCCGCCACCGCCGCCCATAACGATGCCAATGGCGCTGCCTGCCTCGGCCTTGGCTGGGACGTGCTCTATGGCGAGCCTGTCGTCCCCGCCGATCTGCCCGCCGTGTCGGGCGATGACATCTGCTATCTGCAATATTCCAGCGGCTCGACGCGCTTCCCGCATGGCGTGGCCGTGACGCATGCCTCGCTGCTCAACAATCTGGCCGGCCATGGCGAGGCGATGAGCCTGATCGAGAGCGATCGCTGCATCAGCTGGCTGCCCTGGTATCACGACATGGGTCTGGTCGGCTGCTTCCTGTCGATCATCGCCAATCAGGTGTCGACCGACTATCTGCGCACCGAGGATTTCGCCCGTCGTCCCCTCGCCTGGCTCGACATGATCAGCCGCAACGAGGGCACCTCGATCAGCTATTCGCCCACCTTCGGCTATGACATCTGCGCCCGCCGCATTTCCAGCCAGACCCATGTGGACGAGCGTTTCGACCTGCACCGCTGGCGTCTGGCCGGCAATGGCGCCGACATGATCCGCCCGGACGTGATGCAGGGCTTCGTCAACGCCTTTGCCCCCGCCGGTTTCAAGGCCAGCGCCTTCCTGCCCTCCTATGGTCTGGCCGAGGCGACGCTGTCGGTCACCATCATGCCGCCGGGCGAAGGCATCCGCGTCGAGCTGGTCGAGGAAGAGCGCCTGTCGGGCACGCCGCGCGATCTCTCGCGTCCGGCCCGCTATCGCGCCATCGTCAATTGCGGCAAGCCGGTGAAGGACATGGTCGTCGAAATCCGCGACGGCGTCGGCCACATTCAGGCCGACCATCACATCGGCAAGGTGTGGTGCAAGGGCCCCAGCGTCATGCACTCCTATTTCCGTGATCCCGAAGCGACCGAGGCCTGCATGGTCGACGGCTGGCTGGACACCGGCGACATGGGCTACATGGTGGATGGCTATCTGTTCATCGTGGGCCGCGCCAAGGACATGATCATCATCAACGGCAAGAACCACTGGCCGCAGGACATCGAATGGGCCGTGGAACAGCTTCCCGGCTTCCATCAGGGCGACATCGCCGCCTTCAGCCTTGAGACCGCCGCTGGCGAGGAAACCGCCGCCGTGCTGGTGCACTGCCGCGTCTCCGACCCCGAAGAGCGCGTCAAGCTGAAGAATGCCGTGGCCGAGAAGGTCCGCTCGATCCTGGGCCATCCGGCCGTGGTCGAGCTGGTGCCGCCGCGCACGCTGCCCCGCACCTCCTCGGGCAAGCTGAGCCGCGCCAAGGCCAAGAAGCTGTATCTCTCCGGCGAGATCGAGCCGTTCCAGCTGGCGGCATGA
- a CDS encoding regulatory protein RecX — MMDNKADMDSQDDLPSRGRPSRDRKERKAPRPLAPARLEEMALAYVARFATSAGKLEAYLARKLQERGWDGEGDGREAIAALLARFAELGYVDDAGFARMRSTSLLRRGYGARRIAQDLNAAGISEAIRSDHAPDEGAARRAVFALARRKGLGPFTRGLGEGERLDPALREKQMASLLRAGHAMGVARALLAQTSPEEAESWVAEAGETPSGGFWD; from the coding sequence ATGATGGACAATAAGGCAGATATGGACAGCCAGGACGATTTACCATCCCGTGGGCGCCCATCCCGTGATCGCAAGGAGCGCAAGGCCCCGCGCCCGCTGGCCCCCGCGCGGCTGGAGGAGATGGCGCTGGCCTATGTCGCGCGCTTCGCCACCAGCGCGGGCAAGCTGGAAGCCTATCTGGCCCGCAAGCTGCAGGAGCGCGGCTGGGACGGCGAGGGGGACGGGCGCGAGGCCATCGCGGCGCTGCTCGCGCGCTTTGCGGAGCTTGGCTATGTCGATGATGCCGGTTTCGCGCGGATGCGGTCCACCAGCCTGCTGCGCCGGGGTTATGGGGCAAGGCGCATCGCCCAGGATCTGAATGCGGCGGGGATCAGCGAGGCGATCCGCTCGGATCATGCCCCCGACGAAGGTGCCGCCCGCCGCGCGGTTTTCGCGCTCGCCCGGCGCAAGGGGCTGGGGCCTTTCACGCGCGGGCTGGGCGAGGGCGAGAGGCTCGATCCGGCCCTGCGCGAAAAGCAGATGGCCAGCCTGCTGCGCGCCGGGCACGCCATGGGTGTGGCCCGCGCCCTGCTGGCCCAGACCTCGCCGGAAGAGGCGGAAAGCTGGGTGGCGGAGGCCGGAGAAACGCCGTCGGGCGGATTTTGGGACTGA
- a CDS encoding NADH:ubiquinone oxidoreductase subunit NDUFA12 has product MLFTWWNGSTFGTWLNNKLHGEHVGTDFQGNKYYRSTKKIPAGANSPFAGRERRWVIYNGNNDSSRVPAEWHGWLHNSYDGVPESHLPPPRIWEVEYTPNATGTAKAHHPAGSLAAGGHRPAATGDYEAWSPEA; this is encoded by the coding sequence ATGCTCTTCACCTGGTGGAACGGTTCGACGTTCGGAACCTGGCTCAACAACAAGCTGCACGGTGAGCATGTCGGCACCGACTTTCAGGGCAACAAGTATTACCGCAGCACCAAGAAGATCCCCGCTGGCGCCAACAGCCCCTTCGCCGGGCGTGAGCGTCGCTGGGTGATCTACAACGGCAACAATGATTCCAGCCGCGTGCCCGCCGAATGGCACGGCTGGCTGCACAATTCCTATGACGGCGTGCCCGAGAGCCATCTGCCCCCGCCGCGCATCTGGGAGGTGGAGTACACCCCCAACGCCACCGGCACCGCCAAGGCGCATCACCCCGCCGGTTCGCTGGCCGCTGGTGGCCATCGCCCCGCCGCGACGGGCGATTACGAAGCCTGGTCGCCCGAGGCTTGA
- the aat gene encoding leucyl/phenylalanyl-tRNA--protein transferase, whose translation MDDRSSPLIDPSLVMLAYRSGIFPMADRRDDPDIFWVEPKRRGILPLDRFRCSHSLARTLRRGRLRVTCNAAFSQVLAACAAPRMAHSGDSGEEASGETWISHRIAGTYEKLHTLGFAHSLECWQDGPDGAPVLVGGLYGVGFDRVFCGESMFSRVSEASKVALAWLVVALRMGGVELLDCQFITPHLASLGAVEISQKRYLSLLRHAQRGEGYETSHRSAELLSAQQAHQLAKPQLAKPQLAKPQLVGGASPPSASFPPGSTGGGVTTGVLALPEAFGALEAALKSSGASSSPGNFIAQSLTQTS comes from the coding sequence ATGGATGATCGCAGCAGCCCCCTCATCGACCCGTCACTGGTGATGCTGGCCTATCGCAGCGGTATCTTTCCCATGGCCGACCGGCGCGACGACCCCGACATCTTCTGGGTGGAGCCCAAGCGGCGTGGCATCCTGCCGCTCGACAGGTTTCGCTGCTCGCATTCGCTGGCCCGCACGCTGAGGCGCGGCAGGCTGCGCGTCACCTGCAACGCAGCCTTCTCACAGGTGCTGGCCGCCTGCGCCGCCCCCCGCATGGCGCACAGCGGCGATTCGGGCGAGGAAGCATCAGGGGAAACCTGGATCAGCCATCGCATCGCGGGCACCTATGAAAAGCTGCATACGCTGGGTTTCGCCCATTCGCTCGAATGCTGGCAGGATGGGCCCGATGGCGCGCCCGTGCTGGTGGGCGGCCTTTATGGCGTGGGTTTCGACCGGGTGTTCTGCGGGGAAAGCATGTTCTCGCGCGTCAGCGAGGCATCGAAAGTGGCGCTGGCCTGGTTGGTGGTGGCGCTGCGCATGGGCGGGGTCGAGCTGCTCGACTGCCAGTTCATCACACCGCATCTGGCCTCGCTAGGGGCGGTGGAGATCAGCCAGAAGCGCTATCTCTCGCTGCTGCGCCATGCGCAAAGGGGCGAGGGCTATGAAACCTCGCACCGCTCGGCCGAATTGCTGAGCGCACAGCAGGCGCATCAACTGGCCAAACCTCAATTGGCCAAACCTCAATTGGCCAAACCTCAATTGGTAGGCGGAGCATCCCCGCCATCAGCCTCATTCCCGCCCGGCAGCACCGGCGGCGGGGTCACCACCGGCGTGCTGGCGCTGCCCGAAGCCTTCGGCGCCTTGGAGGCGGCCTTGAAGTCTTCCGGTGCTTCTTCCTCGCCGGGGAATTTCATCGCGCAGTCCTTGACCCAGACGTCATAG
- the secE gene encoding preprotein translocase subunit SecE, with translation MNDRAANDGAKLSPGEFINQVKVEARKVVWPTRQETLTTGIFVGILMLILAVFFLGIDTVFGKLVQFLLSLA, from the coding sequence ATGAATGACCGCGCCGCCAATGACGGAGCCAAGCTGAGCCCCGGCGAATTCATCAATCAGGTGAAGGTCGAGGCACGCAAGGTGGTGTGGCCCACCCGTCAGGAAACGCTGACGACCGGTATCTTCGTCGGCATCCTGATGCTGATCCTGGCCGTGTTCTTCCTGGGCATCGACACCGTGTTCGGCAAGCTGGTGCAGTTCCTGCTGTCCCTGGCGTAA
- the nusG gene encoding transcription termination/antitermination protein NusG — MARWYIIHAYSGFESKVKEAIIAEAERLGLEKLVEQIEVPSEQVTEVKRGKKVQVERKTMPGYVLAKLAMNDDIYHLVKNTAKVTGFLGLNGKPQAISERDAERYFGNREVVASQVKKHVAVDYEIGDSVKVLDGPFSSFTGIVEELDFDKNRVKVSVSIFGRATPVELDFEHVELSK, encoded by the coding sequence ATGGCCCGCTGGTATATCATTCACGCCTATTCCGGCTTTGAGAGCAAGGTCAAGGAAGCCATCATCGCCGAGGCCGAGCGCCTGGGTCTGGAAAAGCTGGTCGAGCAGATCGAGGTGCCTTCCGAGCAGGTGACCGAGGTCAAGCGCGGCAAGAAGGTTCAGGTCGAGCGCAAGACCATGCCCGGCTATGTGCTGGCCAAGCTGGCGATGAACGACGACATCTACCACCTGGTGAAGAACACCGCCAAGGTGACCGGCTTCCTGGGCCTGAACGGCAAGCCGCAGGCGATCAGCGAGCGCGATGCCGAGCGTTACTTCGGCAACCGCGAGGTTGTCGCCTCGCAGGTCAAGAAGCATGTCGCGGTCGATTACGAGATCGGCGATTCGGTCAAGGTGCTCGACGGCCCGTTCAGCAGCTTCACCGGCATCGTGGAAGAGCTGGATTTCGACAAGAACCGCGTCAAGGTGTCGGTGTCGATCTTCGGCCGCGCCACCCCGGTCGAGCTGGACTTCGAGCACGTCGAACTCTCGAAGTAA